The DNA sequence tcctcctcctcctcatcctcctcttccccctcaaaaaaaaaaaaatgattcaCCACAAAGATACTCTCGCAAAAGAGAGCAGGAACAAAATATGGTGTCTGTTTTCTCAGTGTGAGCAATCGTGTTTTTCCacgaggcaaaaaaaaaaaaaaaaagacacaccACGCGACGAAGGGTCACGATAACCagcaaattgaaaaaaataataataagtgtaataataatcaaaataaaaaaaaagaaaaagaagcagtttGAAGGAATAATACTCATTCTGGTACCTCCTTTGCTATTgccctttttccctccttttgcGCTCCACTCCACCTCACGTCCGTGGAAACGTATGAGTGCAAACTTCAacccgcaaaaaaaaaaaacagaaaaaaaaacgctacaAATGCGCGGATGGGCGACGGAATCAATCATTGGTCAAAAGGCGCAGGGggtcagttttttttaaatctgtttctgtttctttttttttttttttgcttttcttttacttcattcATCCTAATTTTCCTCTacacctcccttcctttcttgtttgttcgttgtttgttttttttttgttgttgttgttattgtgttgcttccttgttttttataactctcctcttctttatttgttgATTGGTTCCCtcatcttctcttttcccccttcactatttttctttcttttctttcctttcttctaaACTTTCACttcattcctcttccttatttCCAAGATTATGTCACTAAAAGGTGCCATCAGAGGAATGAACTAATgaatttgaagaaaaaaaaaaagaaaagaaagaaaatgagcaaaaacacaacaacacatgcacacacacacactcacacactgacacatatgcatacatacatTTATATGCACAAACATACGCGTGTACATGAATAATAAGAGattaaaaggaaggaaagaggtgctcacacaaaaaacaaacaaatacgcAGAGACACGCACatacaaaagtaaaaaaaaaaagaaacaaagataTAAATAAAAGCACTAGCAGATAACAAGAGGAGAGGGAGGTTGAcggaagcaaaaataaatgaacgaatgaggaagaagagacgTAAAcgtagaaaagagaaagagggagagagaaggaTTGCGCGAGGCATGAAAAAAGGAACTAAAAACAAGATgaagttccttttcttcttttcccgctTTGCTATTCATATTTAAAtataacaaatatatatatatatatatatatatatttatattttttttttctgactcTGATTTTATATGACGAAGGCTTCCTTCATGCCGCACTTCCGCtataatgaaaagaaaaaaaaagaggaggaagaaaaagagggggaaaagtggGAAATGGAacacatatgcatatgtgcTCGTGTGGTGGCTTTATAAACAAACTTACTTccattgttttcctttaccccctccccccgatattgcgtgtttgtgttgttttttttttctttatttcccccttcactcCACTCCCCTTTTTGacttctcctcctttctttcctatCCATTCCCCCTCACTCCATTCATCGTATTTTTATACCTcctctttgtctttctctttccctctcattcACTCTCACTCTTTTCATTTAATTAgtgtatatttatgttttgttttgtggtgacgttttttttttttcccccccctcctttcttttcttttcttttcctttttgctgcttgtttttctccctttttctccttttttttcacttttatcctttttgttttttttgtttcggagGGAAAATGGGGGGCCGTTGTTTCGGTtgtacctctttttttttttagtttttttgttcttttattttttctttagcaACATCCACTCTTTTGACCTCCGCTGTTGGTTGCTGGGCGGTTATTACCGGTTAGTAATGGCCTTCCACCAGCAGTTGCGCCGCTGTTGGCTCCCTGAGCAGCCACACGTTTCTTAATATTTTTTGCCATCTCAATGAAAGCCGTCTCCACGTTGGAGGATTCTTTAGCACTTGTCTCCAGGAAGGGAATCCCGAGGCTGTCAGCAAATTCCTGTGCCATCTGCGTGTCAACGGCCTTCTTCGTAACGAGGTCACATTTATTGCCGACTAGCAGCTTGTTCACATTCTCACTGGCAAACTTGTCAATTTCAGAAAGCCAAGTTTTTACGTTGTTGAAACTCTCCATATCGGTAGTATCatacacaataataatgCCGTGTGCCCCGCGGTAGTAACTACTGGTGATGGTACGGAAGCGCTCCTGGCCGGCAGTATCCCAAATTTGTAATTTAATAACTTTACCATCAATATCCAGTGTGCGAATTTTAAAGTCCACACCGATGGTGCTGATGTAACTCTCCGTGTAGCTGTCGTCCGCAAAACGGAGAAGGAGACACGACTTTCCCACACCGCTATCGCCAATGAGCAACAGCTTAAAAAGGTGATCGTACTCTGTAGACATAATTCACCAGTTTACTTGCAAAATAACTTCTTTGATCCCTTTTCCCTACTGTTCTCGATTGATttggctgctgttgttgttacagttgttgttgttttaacacttcctttcttttcgcttcacaaagaggaaacaaaaaaaaaaaaaagaaaccttcccccttcttttctcctaaTATGTCTCTGTTACCTGAGATGGTGCTGCTAAGTGAATGAtttcacacacgcaaaaacaGACTATAACCTACTTGTCGTGACTGTGAGAATACACttcagtttgtttgttttttttttaaaaaagaaagagttgTAGAGCAATTGAATACTGTAACCGTTTGGAAACGTGCAAGTTAAATgcgaaaattgaaaaaatatatatatatatagtccagaaaatttaaaggaataaaagaaggaggaataaAAGACGCAATACGCCTAACGGTaaaggcagaaaaaaaaaacagacgtACATTAGAAAATTAATGGTTTTAATGAAGAAACCAAAGGAAACCTTTACACCATTCTGATCATTTGTTGGATGTCTCTCTCTCATACgcttttctctctctatatgCAGTTAAAATTTCATCCTCTCCTTTACGTCTAACGAAACAATTTTGGTCCTTCCTTCATCTTCTACCACttaaaaaccaaaacaagcACCTAACGGGGAAGacgacaaagaaaaaaaaagaagggaggaaaaaaggcATCGTTCAATAACTGAGTAATGGAGCAACATTGGGAAtcagaaaagagagagagagatagagaggagaagaatagaaacaaaagtgTGTTAAGTTGAAGATGCCACTGTGACGACGGCAAAGAGGagataacaaaaaagggaaaagaggaagatgagTGAAAGAAATAGAGAGAAAGCGGGGCTCAAAtgtaaaaaagtgaaaaagaaaaaaagtgggaaagaACATAATCCGGAAGCATAGGCTTACATAGCAACCACCCGCCAAGTTCTGCGAAAACATGGTTGAAAGGGTCACTGCCACAATACTCGCACCTGCGCATATGCCTTCATATGTAGATCCTGAAATGTACACGGAACTCCCACACACAATTGGCAAtgaaacacacaaatattcaaatacaaaatatatttaatgggaagaggggaaatattGGGCATACGTGCGAGATTAAGTGTCACAGTTCACATCCACGAAACTAAACACCACCTTCACGTCATCACACCAATTcattctcctcttctcttttatttacttttaaACGCTCAACATTGCGCCAGAAACCGTAACAATTGTATCTGCTCCCATTGTGGTTTCTTCACATATATAAACCATCGAAGAGTcgaatggaaaacaaaacattccACCCTCTTAATACTTTCGATTTGGatatcttctctttttttttatttctaacctccctttttctctctccctcactTTTAATAGTTCCTACTTTTCGTCCCGCCCGTTAACCCTCTTTCCTGCCCGAAAAACAAACGGTCCCACCATTTCATTCCTTTTGCTGCCCTCTTCTCTTATTTGAAAATCACCTCCCGTTCGTTATGTTactttcttcacttcctgTCGTATTCTTATTTATATTCATTCCTTCGCTTGGCGATCCGTAATTGTGTGTACTTGTGTAACGATATGCACGAGAAGCGCTCGTTCCTGTACTTAATTCTCTCCCCCATATAGacaacacacatgcacacatccTACAAAACGCATCATATAACCTCCTTTCcctgtgctttttttttttactttttgccTGCACCTAACAATCGAAAATATATTAGAAgccaaacacatacacacacacatatatatatagatatagatatatgcacaggtttttttattttattttttttaaaaaaaaaacatacaaacgTACACATACGCATTATTCCGCTTCCTTTACCCAGGCGCTgcaacttccctccttctgaTATATTTATCGGTACATTCGGCAGGGAATGAGGGACCTTTTCCCGTAAAATGGTATAAAAGTGACGGCGAAACGCCACTTAAAATGTAtgtgtaaatataaataaataaatatgtatatatatgtgtgtgtgaatgttcctttttatttccttttgttttcttttctgatcCTTTTCTTCAACCGATTAATTGAGGACAGTCAAACAGGGTGGTGGATTCACTTCCCTGATCTTCACTATAGTCGTTACagccttttgctttttatttattaacttACTTGCATGACTTGACGAGTCACAAATACACAAGCATTATCATACgtcctttcccttcacttttcttttcctccttttgtcCCCCAAAAACAAATCATCGCCctgtacaaaacaaaaaatattaccgGAATCTCCTCTCAATTTCACCAATTACTCTTCACGCATCTCAACTCCTTCACCACATGTTCTCTACACACTCTCCCAACCTCTTGTCAACAACATTTGTgtaaaaagcagaaaaatgaagagacaaTGGGAATCTAACGTAAGCTCACGTCACATCTGCTTCATcgcacaaataaaaatgttaaagaaagaagaaaaaagaagaagaaaaacgtcGCAGCAGCAGTGGTGGTAATACACTAATGGAAGCTGTCaaactgaaaaaacaaaaaaaaagacgaaggATCGCCAGAAGGAgatggaagaaaggaagaaagtggAGGGAAAAAGCAGGGGAGTAGAAGCAGGAAAGTTAACATTATTACTATAGCAtaaaatgatgataataatgttaATAAAGGATCGAAGGAGCTAAAACCGTTACGATTCCATGTCTCCCACCCACTACAAATGGAAATTAAAAACCTTGTGAAGTGAAGTTGAAACAGACATCGGTTATATCTCTGCCCTTACCTTTACATGGCATCATTCCCCTATCACATCATcgtcttttcctccttttcacttcCCCATCATTTTCACCACACGcgtttattattactatctttttttttgtttgctgttgttgtttacaAATACTTCACCACGCACCCAATCGGAGAGGCAGCACCTTCCACACAAGTAGATATATATCCTACGTATAACACCTATCGATCCCCTTTAGATTTTTCAATACACCTTCACAATGCGCATTCATATCCCcacctctctttttgttctttttttttttccttgttctctttctttctacaTGGGATGTGAATAATTCATCTCATAAGGGAAAAGTTCCATCAGAACCGtgaaatataaagaaaaccGCGAGGTAAACACCCCACATAACCCTTAAACCTCCGCTCCCCCACCACTTGAATTCACCCCATGTAAACCTCCTCCACACATGCGCAGTCGGAACTACATTGAGTACCGACAGGACACAATAGTAATTGAACACAGAATTCGTCAAaggaaattttaaaaaaaaaaataataataataataataataaaacaaaaacaaaaaaagaagggagggtgaaacaacaacaactaacCTCCAGCACACTGCAAGAAAGAGCCACGCCGCTTCCACCCGAAcgccctcctccccccctccGCCTTTGTTCAGCTAATCTCGGCGTTTGCGGTAATTTTCACTGCCAGACCTGGAGCCGCTGCTTGCGCTTCGACTGCGCTCCCGACGTCTGCGGTCCCGCTTTTTATAACCGCGACTCCCCGCTGAGGCTTCACTGCTTCGGCGGCTGTACGATGACCGGCTGCTGACGGGACTGCCACTCCGGCTGCGGTTGCGAGTGCGGCGACGACCCCGACTGTTACTACGATGGCTACGGCTACGGCTACGGCTACGGCTACGACTGCGGCTTCTGCTGCGGTTACGGTTGCGGTTGCGACTACGACGTCGTCTGCCACGGCTACCGCTACGGCGGCGGGGGCGATCGACCCGATCATCATCAAGGCGGCCCCGCTTTCCTTCCCGGCTTTGCTGCACGGAAAGACGGCAATCTTGCATGTACTGATTGTGCATCATTTCAATCATTCGCCGAGCATGTGCGGGACTCGGAACATCGACGAAGGCACATTCCCCACGGCGACGGAAGCCAATAATTGGGGCGGCCTCCTCGAGTTTACTGCGCAGTTCCCTATCCGAGATTGACCGTCCGCTCGGACCTAAACCAACGAAAAGAGCCGTGCGGCCTCCCGCGCTGTTGTTGTAGCCCCCGTAGTCGGCACCTCTTCCATCAAAAGGAACACCACGCCCACGTTCCCTGTGTCGGCCTCGCTCCCTTTCACGTCCC is a window from the Trypanosoma brucei brucei TREU927 chromosome 8, complete sequence genome containing:
- a CDS encoding small GTP-binding protein Rab1, putative, with product MSTEYDHLFKLLLIGDSGVGKSCLLLRFADDSYTESYISTIGVDFKIRTLDIDGKVIKLQIWDTAGQERFRTITSSYYRGAHGIIIVYDTTDMESFNNVKTWLSEIDKFASENVNKLLVGNKCDLVTKKAVDTQMAQEFADSLGIPFLETSAKESSNVETAFIEMAKNIKKRVAAQGANSGATAGGRPLLTGNNRPATNSGGQKSGCC
- a CDS encoding splicing factor TSR1 (98.2 identity to GB:CAB52245.1: splicing factor pTSR1 {Trypanosoma brucei} (PMID:10477180)), yielding MDSRDGSGSDNPEVVSLYIGLGPAASTISKEQLWERLEQVAPVSDVRIRGRCAFVDVAGPEAADRLITEMDGKYIGEARMVVQHSRGSNREGERDRDRERGRERERGRHRERGRGVPFDGRGADYGGYNNSAGGRTALFVGLGPSGRSISDRELRSKLEEAAPIIGFRRRGECAFVDVPSPAHARRMIEMMHNQYMQDCRLSVQQSREGKRGRLDDDRVDRPRRRSGSRGRRRRSRNRNRNRSRSRSRSRSRSRSRSHRSNSRGRRRTRNRSRSGSPVSSRSSYSRRSSEASAGSRGYKKRDRRRRERSRSASSGSRSGSENYRKRRD